CCCCGGAGAAGGAAAAGCGCCGGCAACACGCTCAGGGTAAAGGTCACGAAGGCCGCGTCGTGGATAAAGCCGTGCAGGCTTCTCGGGCCTTCGCGCAGTATCGGGTCGGTCTCGAAGGCGAGCAGGGCTATCGCCGCCGCGGAGACAAAGAGCAGCCCCGAATCGAGGCGGGGGCCGGGCGGCAGGCTCCGTTCCAGCCCGGCGGAGAAGACCGCCAGCAGCAACCCGCTTGCAAGGAAAGCGTCGTCCATTACCCGGCCGTAAGGGCCGAGGGCGAGGCCGCTCGGCCACGCGCCGCCGGGGTCCGAGAGCGGCCGCCAGCCGATGGAGAGCATGAACTCGTACTGGATGACGCTGAGCGATACAACGACCGCGAAAAGAAGGCCGCTTCCAGCGACGCCGGACACCGCCCCCGCCCGGATAACCGCAGGCTTCTGTACGACCGCAGACCGCTGTTTGTAGCCTTTCAGCATGTACCGGGGTATTCTACGGCTTCGAGGTGCTTCGGTGTTCAGTGCCGGGCAAGGGAGTTGCGTCCCCTGAAACCCGCATCTCGCCGCCGGGATCAGCGTGAGACCGGACCCTCGCCTCCTGACCGCCGGAAGTCGCATCGTCTGCAAGCCCGAGAAGGTCCGCCATCCGGAGACCACCCGGGGCGGAGGCCCGGCGCCCCGGTTTTGTCCCCCGCTTTGTATTCCCGAGTTTCAGGCATGCGCTGTGAACCCGTCGCTTTCGGTTCTTTTTGCCTTCTTGCTGGAGGCCGGGGAACTCTGGTAGTATTTGAATCGGGTAAACCGTAATCAAATGCGGTGGTTTGGGAATGTCTGGAAAGGAGAATCTGCAGTATGGCTGAGGCTGTCCGGGAGGTCGGTCAGGAGGGTTACGTGCCAGCGGGCACGGTGCATGTGGTAGACCCACACCCCCTGAACTGGCTCTACATCACCTGGAACACCATGGAAGAACCGGTACGCACCGACGAGCGCGGCGAGATAGTCGGAGCGTGCATGGAGGATTCGCACTGGGAGGGTTCGACCCTTGTCGTCAAGGTGAGGCGCGGCATTCGTTTTCAGGACGGAACCGACCTCACTGCTCATTCCATAAAGCGGGCGTTCGACGAGGTTCAGAAGTGGAAAGCCCCGCATCCGCCGGGGACGTACCTGAACTTCCACCCCGACACGACCGTTGATCTACCGGACGACTACACGATCCGGTTCAACTTTCCCGAGCCGGACGGGCTTGCGCTGGCGAAGTTCCGGGGCTTTCACATAGCAAGCGACCGCTTCTGGGACGAGGGCGGT
This sequence is a window from Rubrobacter indicoceani. Protein-coding genes within it:
- a CDS encoding DUF998 domain-containing protein, with the protein product MLKGYKQRSAVVQKPAVIRAGAVSGVAGSGLLFAVVVSLSVIQYEFMLSIGWRPLSDPGGAWPSGLALGPYGRVMDDAFLASGLLLAVFSAGLERSLPPGPRLDSGLLFVSAAAIALLAFETDPILREGPRSLHGFIHDAAFVTFTLSVLPALFLLRGRMRKSVAWRGHARYTLATGITAGLSLLVGGPAYYLFVACLLTWFFASGLKLSGKPRTV